A window of the Bradyrhizobium ottawaense genome harbors these coding sequences:
- a CDS encoding sodium-translocating pyrophosphatase, protein MTALWVIVLCGALSIVYAIWATASVLKADAGNPRMQEIAAAVAEGAQAYLKRQYMTIALVGVVIFALLAYFLGMLVAVGFLIGAVLSGAAGFIGMNVSVRANVRTAQAATISLAGGLELAFKAGAITGMLVAGLALLGVTIYFAYLTQMLGLAANSRTVIDAMVALGFGASLISIFARLGGGIFTKGADVGGDLVGKVEAGIPEDDPRNPATIADNVGDNVGDCAGMAADLFETYAVTAVATMVLAAIFFATSPLLVNMMTLPLAIGGACIITSIIGTFFVKLGASQSIMGALYKGLIVTGVLSLLAVGGVINWLIGFGPLAGVKYTGMALFECGIVGLVVTGLIIWITEYYTGTDYRPVKSIAASSVTGHGTNVIQGLAISMESTAGPAIVIIAGILVTYSLAGLFGIAIATTTMLALAGMIVALDAFGPVTDNAGGIAEMAGLPKEVRKATDALDAVGNTTKAVTKGYAIGSAGLGALVLFAAYNEDLKFFIANAAKYPYFQGVLPDFSLNNPYVVVGLLFGGLLPYLFGAMGMTAVGRAAGAIVEEVRRQFREKPGIMQGTDKPDYGRAVDILTKAAIKEMIIPSLLPVLSPIFVYFVIFAIAGGGAAGKSAAFSAVGAMLLGVIVTGLFVAISMTSGGGAWDNAKKYIEDGHYGGKGSDAHKAAVTGDTVGDPYKDTAGPAVNPMIKITNIVALLLLAILAH, encoded by the coding sequence ATGACAGCATTATGGGTGATTGTGCTCTGCGGAGCGCTTTCGATCGTTTACGCCATCTGGGCGACGGCTTCCGTGTTGAAAGCGGACGCCGGCAATCCGCGCATGCAGGAGATCGCAGCCGCGGTCGCCGAAGGCGCGCAGGCTTATCTGAAGCGCCAGTACATGACGATCGCCTTGGTCGGCGTCGTGATCTTCGCGCTGCTCGCCTACTTCCTCGGCATGCTCGTCGCGGTCGGCTTCCTGATCGGCGCGGTGCTGTCGGGCGCTGCCGGCTTCATCGGCATGAACGTCTCGGTTCGCGCCAACGTGCGCACCGCGCAGGCGGCGACGATCTCGCTGGCCGGCGGACTTGAACTGGCCTTCAAGGCGGGTGCGATCACCGGCATGCTGGTGGCTGGTCTGGCGCTGCTCGGCGTCACCATCTATTTCGCCTATCTGACGCAGATGCTGGGCCTTGCTGCCAACAGCCGCACCGTGATCGACGCGATGGTCGCGCTCGGCTTCGGCGCTTCCCTGATTTCGATCTTCGCCCGTCTCGGCGGCGGTATCTTCACCAAGGGCGCTGACGTCGGCGGCGATCTCGTCGGCAAGGTCGAAGCCGGCATTCCCGAGGATGATCCGCGCAACCCGGCCACCATCGCCGACAACGTCGGCGACAACGTCGGCGATTGCGCCGGCATGGCCGCCGACCTGTTCGAGACCTATGCGGTGACTGCGGTCGCCACCATGGTGCTCGCCGCGATCTTCTTCGCGACCTCGCCGCTGCTGGTGAACATGATGACGCTGCCGCTCGCCATCGGCGGCGCCTGCATCATCACCTCGATCATCGGCACCTTCTTCGTCAAGCTCGGCGCCAGCCAGTCCATCATGGGCGCGCTGTACAAGGGCCTGATCGTGACCGGCGTCCTGTCGCTGCTGGCCGTTGGCGGCGTCATCAACTGGCTGATCGGTTTCGGTCCGCTGGCGGGCGTGAAATACACCGGCATGGCGCTGTTTGAATGCGGCATCGTCGGTCTCGTCGTCACCGGCCTGATCATCTGGATCACCGAATACTACACCGGCACCGACTATCGTCCGGTGAAGTCGATCGCGGCGTCGTCGGTCACCGGTCACGGCACCAACGTGATCCAGGGTCTGGCGATCTCGATGGAATCGACCGCCGGTCCGGCCATCGTCATCATCGCCGGCATCCTCGTCACCTACAGCCTTGCCGGCCTGTTCGGCATCGCGATTGCGACCACGACGATGCTGGCGCTGGCCGGCATGATCGTCGCCCTCGACGCCTTCGGCCCGGTCACGGACAACGCCGGCGGCATTGCCGAAATGGCCGGTCTGCCGAAGGAGGTCCGCAAGGCCACCGACGCGCTCGACGCTGTCGGCAACACCACCAAGGCGGTCACCAAGGGCTACGCGATCGGTTCCGCCGGTCTCGGCGCGCTGGTGCTGTTCGCGGCCTACAATGAAGACCTCAAGTTCTTCATCGCCAACGCGGCGAAGTATCCCTACTTCCAGGGCGTGCTGCCCGACTTCTCGCTGAACAATCCCTACGTCGTGGTCGGCCTGCTGTTCGGAGGCCTGCTGCCGTATCTGTTCGGCGCGATGGGTATGACCGCGGTCGGCCGTGCGGCCGGCGCGATCGTCGAGGAAGTGCGGCGTCAGTTCCGTGAGAAGCCCGGCATCATGCAGGGTACCGACAAGCCCGATTACGGCCGGGCCGTCGACATCCTGACCAAGGCGGCGATCAAGGAAATGATCATCCCGTCGCTGTTGCCAGTGTTGTCGCCGATCTTCGTCTACTTCGTGATCTTCGCGATCGCGGGCGGCGGTGCGGCCGGCAAGTCGGCGGCGTTCTCGGCCGTCGGCGCCATGCTGCTCGGCGTGATCGTGACCGGTCTGTTCGTCGCGATCTCGATGACCTCGGGCGGCGGCGCCTGGGACAACGCCAAGAAGTACATCGAGGACGGTCACTACGGCGGCAAGGGCTCCGACGCCCACAAGGCAGCCGTGACCGGCGACACCGTCGGCGATCCCTACAAGGATACGGCGGGCCCCGCCGTCAACCCGATGATCAAGATCACCAACATCGTGGCACTGCTGCTGCTGGCGATCCTGGCGCACTAA
- a CDS encoding Bug family tripartite tricarboxylate transporter substrate binding protein yields the protein MTSKVFSRRRVLTGATAISAAAILPRTSLGADWRPTETVRVIVPAAAGGTTDVMGRLLAAHLQTAWGQSAVVENRSGGGGTIGTVEVIRQKGDGHTILIGNPGPNAIAYSIFRNLNYKADQLQAVSNLIRTPNIVSAHPSTGIKSIAELIAYIKANPDKLNYASSGVGQSPHLTGAWFLQLTGLKMVHVPFRGAGPALQAALAGDIQILFDNLFPSLPQTQEGKLTALAVTTPERSAAAPNIPTMREGGPELAKFDVSSWFGVFLPKAASAPVVDALNKEIKTMLEREDVKKTIAAMGARPDWGTPQQYSDFVQAETVKFAEIIKREGLQMDVN from the coding sequence GTGACCAGCAAAGTTTTTTCTCGCCGCCGCGTCTTGACCGGGGCTACGGCCATTTCGGCCGCGGCGATCTTGCCGCGCACGAGCCTTGGCGCCGACTGGCGGCCGACCGAAACCGTCCGCGTCATCGTACCGGCCGCGGCCGGCGGCACCACCGACGTGATGGGACGGCTGCTGGCGGCGCATCTGCAGACCGCGTGGGGCCAGTCCGCGGTGGTGGAAAACCGCTCGGGCGGCGGCGGCACCATCGGCACCGTCGAGGTGATCCGCCAAAAGGGCGACGGTCACACCATCCTGATCGGCAATCCCGGCCCCAACGCCATCGCCTACAGCATCTTCCGCAACCTGAACTACAAGGCGGACCAGTTGCAGGCCGTGTCCAACCTGATCCGGACACCGAACATCGTGTCGGCGCATCCCTCGACCGGCATCAAGTCGATCGCCGAACTGATCGCCTACATCAAGGCCAACCCGGACAAGCTGAACTACGCTTCCTCGGGCGTAGGCCAGAGCCCTCACCTCACCGGCGCCTGGTTCCTGCAACTGACCGGCCTCAAGATGGTGCACGTGCCGTTCCGCGGCGCGGGTCCGGCGCTGCAGGCAGCCCTTGCCGGCGACATCCAGATCCTGTTCGACAACCTGTTCCCGTCGCTTCCGCAGACGCAGGAAGGCAAGCTCACCGCACTCGCCGTCACCACGCCCGAGCGCAGCGCCGCGGCGCCGAACATTCCGACCATGCGCGAGGGTGGGCCCGAGCTGGCGAAATTCGATGTCTCGTCGTGGTTCGGCGTCTTCCTGCCGAAGGCCGCGTCTGCCCCTGTCGTCGATGCCCTCAACAAGGAAATCAAGACGATGCTCGAGCGAGAGGATGTCAAGAAGACCATCGCGGCTATGGGCGCGCGCCCGGACTGGGGCACGCCGCAGCAGTATTCTGATTTCGTCCAGGCGGAGACGGTGAAATTCGCCGAGATCATCAAGCGCGAAGGCTTGCAGATGGACGTCAACTGA
- a CDS encoding outer membrane protein assembly factor BamE translates to MTETSHRSRCAPSPRRLTARWRGFRAVAAVALMCAALGACTGEQFQKGYILPPGALEQIPMGASQDQVLIVMGTPSTVATLNGEVFYYISQRSERKVAFMNQQVVDQRVIAIYFDKNRQVQRLANYGLQDGRIFDFISRTTPTSGQELSYLTPLFKLLSFN, encoded by the coding sequence ATGACTGAAACGAGCCACAGAAGCCGATGCGCGCCCTCGCCGCGCCGCCTGACCGCGCGCTGGCGCGGTTTCCGCGCGGTCGCCGCTGTCGCCCTGATGTGCGCGGCGCTCGGCGCCTGCACCGGCGAACAGTTCCAGAAGGGCTACATCCTGCCGCCCGGCGCGCTCGAGCAGATTCCGATGGGCGCCAGCCAGGATCAGGTGCTGATCGTGATGGGAACGCCCTCCACCGTCGCCACCCTGAACGGCGAGGTGTTCTATTACATCTCGCAACGCTCCGAGCGCAAAGTCGCCTTCATGAACCAGCAGGTCGTCGACCAGCGGGTGATCGCGATCTATTTCGACAAGAATCGTCAGGTGCAGCGGCTCGCCAATTACGGGCTGCAGGACGGCAGGATCTTCGACTTCATCAGCCGCACCACGCCGACTTCCGGCCAGGAGCTCAGCTATCTGACGCCGCTGTTCAAGCTGCTCAGCTTCAACTAG
- a CDS encoding ubiquinol-cytochrome C chaperone family protein has protein sequence MLWPFNHFRKPRSPLRGTIEAIYGMIVTQAREPSFYRAMAVPDTVNGRFDLLLLHLWLVLRRLKSAAGGAALSQALFDHFCNDMDDNLREMGVGDLTVPKKMQAFGEAFYGRTAAYDLALTGGREALAQALCKNILNGEHIEKAGRLAAYAEAAIAALDGLDDAALLGGSAKFPVPDRVDSGQ, from the coding sequence ATGCTTTGGCCGTTCAATCACTTCAGGAAACCCCGCTCGCCCCTGCGCGGCACCATTGAAGCCATCTATGGCATGATCGTGACGCAGGCGCGAGAACCGTCGTTTTATCGGGCAATGGCGGTGCCGGATACGGTTAACGGCCGTTTTGACCTGCTGCTGCTGCATTTGTGGCTGGTTCTGCGGCGGTTGAAGTCGGCTGCCGGTGGCGCGGCCCTGTCGCAGGCGCTGTTCGACCATTTTTGCAACGATATGGACGATAATCTGCGCGAAATGGGGGTCGGCGACCTCACCGTACCGAAGAAGATGCAGGCCTTCGGGGAAGCCTTTTACGGCCGGACCGCGGCCTATGATCTCGCTTTGACCGGAGGCCGTGAGGCGCTGGCGCAGGCGCTGTGCAAGAATATCCTGAACGGCGAACACATCGAGAAGGCCGGCCGCCTCGCAGCCTATGCCGAGGCGGCCATCGCCGCCCTGGACGGCCTCGACGATGCGGCGCTGTTGGGCGGTTCGGCGAAGTTTCCTGTGCCCGACCGCGTGGACTCGGGGCAATGA
- a CDS encoding YceD family protein has product MSKSDMTEKPDPRKPDPQKPDPWRVPLAVAQIPDTGLHRDLRADEAVRHAIADIGDLREVLSAQASFDVTPKSGGRYHVAGRVRARIGQTCVVTLEPMESDIDEPIDLTFAPPDQIPEMAALIDEAEHSDGDTPDPLEAIENGIIDLGRIATDALYLAVNPYPRKPDAVFEPLVEAPDPEDHPFAALKALKVEPKKTGKKKPKGN; this is encoded by the coding sequence ATGAGCAAGAGTGACATGACAGAGAAGCCTGATCCTCGGAAACCAGACCCTCAGAAACCAGACCCCTGGCGCGTCCCTTTGGCGGTCGCGCAAATCCCGGACACGGGACTGCATCGCGACCTCCGGGCCGACGAGGCCGTCCGCCATGCGATCGCCGATATCGGCGATTTGCGCGAGGTGCTGTCGGCGCAGGCCTCCTTCGATGTGACGCCGAAGAGCGGCGGCCGCTACCACGTCGCCGGCCGCGTGCGGGCGCGGATCGGACAGACCTGCGTGGTGACGCTCGAACCGATGGAAAGCGACATCGACGAGCCGATCGATCTGACCTTCGCGCCGCCGGACCAGATCCCGGAAATGGCCGCGCTGATCGACGAGGCGGAGCATAGCGATGGGGATACGCCGGACCCGCTGGAGGCGATCGAGAACGGCATCATCGATCTCGGCAGGATCGCCACCGATGCGCTGTATCTCGCGGTGAATCCGTATCCGCGCAAACCCGACGCGGTTTTCGAACCTCTGGTTGAGGCCCCCGATCCCGAGGATCATCCGTTTGCGGCCCTGAAGGCGCTGAAGGTCGAGCCGAAAAAAACCGGCAAAAAGAAGCCCAAAGGAAACTGA
- the plsX gene encoding phosphate acyltransferase PlsX, with product MPQKVRIALDAMGGDVGASVVIPGAAIALRRHPDAEFLLYGNSKLIDEQLAKYPALKAASRVVHTDVTVAMHDKPSQALRRGRKSSSMWLAIDAVKKGEAHVAVSAGNTGALMAMARFHLHTMPGIDRPAIAGVWPTARGESVVLDLGASIGGDHHHLVALAVMGGAMASVLFGKPRPTVGLLNIGVEEVKGGEEIRKASEQLRAMNLPELEYIGFVEGDGIGMGAADVIVSEGFSGNIALKAAEGTARQMADFLRQAMAASWMSRIGYLFARKAFKALRDKLDPNKSNGGVLLGLKGVVVKSHGGTNAEGFAYAVDVGYEMVRCDLLTKINQMLNRDGSALAQAQTAQEAVS from the coding sequence ATGCCTCAAAAGGTTCGAATCGCGCTTGACGCCATGGGTGGCGATGTCGGCGCATCGGTCGTCATTCCCGGCGCCGCGATCGCATTGAGGCGGCATCCCGACGCCGAATTTCTGCTTTATGGCAACAGCAAGCTGATCGACGAGCAACTCGCGAAATATCCGGCGCTCAAAGCCGCCTCGCGCGTGGTCCATACCGACGTGACCGTCGCCATGCACGACAAGCCGAGCCAGGCGCTGCGCCGCGGGCGCAAGAGTTCGTCGATGTGGCTTGCGATCGACGCAGTGAAGAAAGGCGAAGCCCATGTCGCGGTTTCCGCGGGCAATACCGGCGCGCTGATGGCGATGGCGCGCTTCCACCTGCACACCATGCCGGGGATCGATCGTCCGGCCATTGCCGGCGTGTGGCCTACGGCACGCGGCGAATCCGTCGTGCTTGATCTCGGCGCCAGCATCGGTGGCGACCATCATCACCTGGTGGCGCTGGCTGTCATGGGCGGCGCGATGGCGAGCGTGCTGTTCGGTAAGCCGCGCCCAACCGTCGGCCTGCTCAATATCGGGGTCGAGGAGGTCAAGGGCGGCGAGGAGATTCGCAAGGCTTCCGAACAGTTGCGCGCGATGAACCTGCCGGAGCTTGAATATATCGGCTTCGTCGAGGGCGACGGGATCGGCATGGGCGCCGCCGACGTGATCGTGTCGGAAGGTTTTAGCGGCAACATCGCGCTGAAGGCCGCCGAAGGCACCGCACGTCAGATGGCGGATTTCTTGCGTCAGGCGATGGCGGCGAGCTGGATGTCCCGGATCGGCTATCTGTTCGCCCGCAAGGCCTTCAAGGCACTGCGCGATAAGCTCGACCCCAACAAGTCCAATGGCGGCGTGCTGCTCGGCCTCAAGGGCGTCGTGGTCAAAAGCCACGGCGGAACCAACGCCGAAGGCTTTGCCTACGCCGTCGATGTTGGCTATGAGATGGTGCGCTGCGATCTCCTCACCAAGATCAATCAGATGCTTAATCGCGACGGCAGTGCGCTGGCTCAAGCGCAGACCGCGCAGGAGGCTGTCTCGTGA
- a CDS encoding beta-ketoacyl-ACP synthase III, translating into MISKRSVVLGCGSYLPQKVLTNAELAARVDTSDEWIVQRTGIHQRHIAADGEFTSHLAINAARAALEHAGIDAQAIDLIVLATSTPDNTFPATAVAVQHGLGINHGAAFDLQAVCSGFVFALATADNFLRCGAYKRALVIGAETFSRILDWSDRGTCVLFGDGAGAVVLEAQDLPQGQPGLTSDRGILTTHLRSDGRHKAKLFVDGGPSSTQTVGHLRMEGREVFKHAVGMITDVIVDAFKATGVTADDIDWFVPHQANKRIIDASAHKLHIAPQKVVLTVDLHGNTSAASIPLALSVAVKDGRVKKGDLVLFEAMGGGFTWGSALVRW; encoded by the coding sequence GTGATTTCCAAACGTTCGGTCGTGCTGGGCTGCGGCTCTTACCTGCCGCAGAAAGTACTGACCAATGCCGAGCTGGCGGCTCGCGTCGATACCTCCGACGAGTGGATCGTACAGCGTACCGGCATCCATCAGCGCCACATCGCCGCCGACGGCGAGTTCACCTCGCATCTGGCGATCAACGCGGCGCGCGCCGCGCTCGAGCATGCCGGGATCGATGCGCAGGCGATCGACCTGATCGTGCTGGCGACCTCGACGCCTGACAACACCTTTCCGGCCACCGCGGTCGCGGTGCAGCACGGGCTCGGCATCAACCATGGCGCGGCCTTCGACCTGCAGGCGGTGTGCTCCGGCTTCGTGTTTGCGCTCGCCACCGCCGACAACTTCCTGCGCTGCGGCGCCTACAAGCGTGCGCTGGTGATCGGCGCCGAGACGTTTTCGCGCATCCTCGACTGGAGCGATCGCGGCACCTGCGTGCTGTTCGGCGACGGCGCCGGAGCGGTCGTGCTCGAGGCCCAAGATCTGCCTCAAGGCCAGCCGGGCCTGACCTCCGACCGCGGCATATTGACCACGCATCTGCGCTCCGACGGCCGGCACAAGGCGAAGCTGTTTGTCGATGGCGGTCCGTCCTCGACCCAGACCGTGGGTCACCTTCGGATGGAAGGCCGCGAGGTGTTCAAGCACGCCGTCGGCATGATTACCGACGTGATTGTGGACGCCTTCAAGGCCACCGGCGTCACCGCCGACGACATCGACTGGTTCGTGCCGCACCAGGCCAACAAGCGAATCATCGATGCTTCAGCGCACAAGCTTCATATTGCGCCGCAGAAGGTGGTGCTGACGGTCGACCTGCACGGCAACACGTCGGCGGCCTCGATCCCGCTCGCGCTGTCGGTTGCCGTGAAGGACGGACGCGTAAAGAAAGGCGATCTGGTGCTGTTCGAAGCGATGGGCGGCGGCTTCACCTGGGGTTCGGCGCTCGTCCGCTGGTGA
- a CDS encoding integration host factor subunit alpha, with amino-acid sequence MTGTGKTVTRVDLCEAVYQKVGLSRTESSAFVELVLKEITDCLEKGETVKLSSFGSFMVRKKGQRIGRNPKTGTEVPISPRRVMVFKPSAILKQRINGHAVANGDGKDD; translated from the coding sequence ATGACCGGGACCGGAAAAACAGTCACACGCGTCGATTTGTGCGAGGCGGTCTACCAGAAGGTAGGCTTGTCGCGAACGGAATCCTCTGCGTTTGTCGAGCTTGTTTTGAAAGAGATCACCGATTGCCTCGAGAAGGGCGAGACGGTGAAGCTGTCGTCCTTCGGCTCCTTCATGGTGCGCAAGAAGGGTCAGCGTATCGGACGTAACCCGAAGACCGGCACGGAAGTGCCGATCTCGCCACGTCGCGTGATGGTGTTCAAGCCGTCGGCAATACTGAAGCAGCGGATCAATGGTCACGCGGTCGCCAATGGCGACGGCAAGGACGACTAG
- a CDS encoding MerR family transcriptional regulator, with the protein MDKAPDAFRTISEVAEELDIPQHVLRFWETRFAQIKPMKRSGGRRYYRPDDVDLLKGIRRLLYGEGYTIRGVQRILKEHGIKSVQGLADQTSAVSFGAVEEAIGLSLQEPDENEIPLVGTDDDDYETEESKEIDYRFADTDEDGILVPSFVKSKPVPRPVEGIDRERLERVLQDLLACRQLLDNALKDG; encoded by the coding sequence TTGGACAAGGCGCCGGATGCGTTCCGTACCATCAGCGAGGTCGCTGAAGAGCTCGACATTCCCCAGCATGTGCTGCGGTTTTGGGAGACGCGGTTCGCCCAGATCAAGCCGATGAAGCGCAGCGGCGGCCGGCGTTATTACCGGCCCGACGATGTCGATCTGCTCAAGGGCATCCGTCGCCTGCTCTACGGCGAGGGCTATACGATCCGCGGCGTGCAGCGGATCCTGAAAGAGCACGGCATCAAATCGGTGCAGGGCCTCGCCGACCAGACCTCCGCGGTTTCGTTCGGCGCGGTCGAGGAGGCGATCGGCCTCAGCCTGCAGGAGCCCGACGAAAACGAGATCCCGCTCGTCGGTACCGACGACGACGATTACGAGACCGAAGAATCCAAGGAGATCGACTATCGCTTCGCCGACACCGACGAGGACGGCATCCTGGTGCCGTCGTTCGTCAAGAGCAAACCCGTCCCCCGGCCGGTTGAGGGCATCGACCGCGAGCGCCTCGAACGCGTGCTGCAGGACCTGCTGGCCTGCCGGCAATTGCTGGATAACGCGCTGAAGGACGGCTGA
- a CDS encoding ice-binding family protein: MSRFSFAPASVRTSSQKRAGVRGAAAVLGLMGATTLTSPSHAQAPSLGTAASFAVLAGSTVTNTGSTVINGNVGVSPGSAVTGFPPGIVNGVISAADAVAAQAQIDNITAYNVLAGRPITTNLTGQDLGGKTLIAGVYGFNTSAQLTGTLTLNGQGNPNSVFIINTGSTLTTASGSSISLINGAQGGNVFFRVGSSATLGTSTSFVGDILALTSITLNTNATIKCGDALAQNGAVTLDTNTITTCTTTTASASSVLPSSATGNQRAVANSIDTFVRNGGTLPPAFASLLSFLSPSQLQSSFTQLSGEAGTGPAQAGTQAMNSFLSLVTNPFAENRPFAPTRPVSPMYVKAVPGAVASTPDPRPWGVWAAAYGGQTNANGDALGVGSHDRSVSDVGFATGLDYRVTPYTVAGFALSGGATRYGLSEGLGSGRSDMFQAAIYSTTRVDAAYVSAAIAYGFHQFNTDRFVTVAGADHLAADFSANDIAGRLEGGYRFAIPNVGWPGQSGLTPYAAVQVQAFRTPSYSETALSGASVFALSYDARTITTTRTELGTWLDWSIPIDYGTRLTLLGRAAWAHDNWSAPNITAGFQALPGSIFVVTGAAPATDLALVSAGVEIGFRNGFSLGARFDGEFAENSTKYSGMGRLRYTW, translated from the coding sequence ATGAGCAGGTTTTCGTTCGCCCCCGCGTCGGTGCGGACATCGTCGCAAAAGCGGGCCGGAGTTCGGGGCGCTGCGGCGGTGCTGGGCCTGATGGGAGCAACGACCCTAACTTCTCCCAGCCATGCGCAGGCGCCGTCCCTGGGGACGGCCGCGAGCTTCGCAGTTCTGGCCGGCTCAACGGTTACCAACACAGGCTCGACTGTGATCAATGGAAACGTCGGCGTCAGCCCCGGCTCCGCGGTCACTGGGTTTCCCCCGGGCATTGTAAACGGCGTGATAAGTGCGGCCGATGCCGTTGCCGCTCAAGCTCAAATTGATAACATTACCGCCTACAACGTTTTGGCAGGCAGGCCTATTACGACTAATCTGACAGGTCAGGACCTGGGAGGCAAAACGCTGATAGCGGGCGTCTACGGTTTCAATACGTCAGCTCAATTGACTGGCACTCTCACACTTAATGGGCAAGGCAACCCGAACTCAGTCTTCATCATCAACACCGGAAGCACGCTGACCACTGCCAGCGGTTCGAGCATTTCGCTGATCAACGGTGCTCAGGGTGGCAATGTATTTTTCAGGGTTGGCAGTTCGGCGACGCTTGGCACGAGCACATCGTTCGTTGGGGACATTCTCGCACTGACGAGCATCACGCTGAATACCAACGCCACCATCAAATGCGGTGATGCTTTGGCACAAAACGGTGCGGTCACGTTGGATACCAACACCATCACAACATGCACCACCACCACGGCCTCGGCTTCGTCTGTGCTGCCATCCTCGGCCACCGGCAATCAACGCGCGGTCGCAAATTCCATTGATACCTTTGTCAGAAACGGCGGCACGCTGCCGCCGGCATTCGCCAGCCTGCTCTCGTTCCTGTCACCCAGCCAACTGCAAAGCTCATTCACGCAGCTTTCGGGAGAAGCCGGTACCGGCCCGGCGCAGGCAGGAACCCAGGCGATGAACTCATTCCTGTCGCTGGTGACCAACCCGTTCGCCGAAAACCGCCCGTTCGCCCCGACCCGCCCCGTATCTCCGATGTACGTCAAGGCTGTTCCGGGCGCTGTCGCGTCGACCCCTGATCCGCGCCCTTGGGGCGTTTGGGCTGCGGCCTATGGTGGGCAAACCAATGCAAACGGTGACGCGTTGGGTGTTGGAAGCCACGACCGGTCAGTGAGCGACGTCGGCTTTGCCACTGGCCTCGACTATCGGGTCACGCCCTACACCGTGGCCGGCTTCGCGCTTTCGGGTGGGGCTACCCGCTATGGCTTGTCGGAAGGTCTAGGCAGCGGCCGCAGCGACATGTTTCAGGCGGCCATCTACAGCACGACGCGTGTAGATGCGGCCTATGTCTCCGCCGCAATCGCCTACGGCTTTCATCAGTTTAACACCGACCGGTTCGTGACCGTGGCGGGTGCCGACCATCTCGCCGCCGATTTTTCCGCCAATGACATTGCTGGTCGGCTCGAAGGCGGATATCGCTTCGCTATTCCGAACGTGGGTTGGCCGGGTCAGTCCGGGCTCACTCCCTACGCCGCCGTGCAGGTGCAGGCCTTCCGAACGCCGTCCTACAGCGAAACTGCGCTCTCCGGCGCGTCGGTTTTCGCACTTTCCTACGACGCCAGGACGATCACCACCACCCGCACGGAGCTTGGCACCTGGCTCGACTGGAGCATTCCGATTGACTACGGCACCAGACTGACCCTGCTTGGCCGTGCCGCCTGGGCTCACGACAATTGGTCCGCGCCGAACATCACCGCCGGGTTCCAGGCGCTGCCCGGATCAATCTTCGTCGTGACGGGCGCAGCGCCGGCCACCGACTTGGCACTTGTGTCGGCTGGCGTGGAGATCGGGTTCAGGAACGGATTTTCGCTCGGCGCGCGGTTCGACGGTGAATTCGCCGAGAACTCAACGAAATACTCCGGTATGGGCCGGCTGCGTTATACTTGGTGA